Proteins encoded within one genomic window of Humulus lupulus chromosome 1, drHumLupu1.1, whole genome shotgun sequence:
- the LOC133799464 gene encoding sm-like protein LSM36B produces the protein MSGAGEKGSATTKTPADFLKSIRGRPVVVKLNSGVDYRGILACLDGYMNIAMEQTEEYVNGQLKNKYGDAFIRGNNVLYISTSKRTLADGA, from the exons ATGAGTGGAGCAGGAGAGAAAGGGTCAGCAACCACAAAAACGCCAGCTGATTTTCTTAAATCAATTCGGGGACGACCAGTTGTTGTGAAACTCAATTCTGGAGTTGACTACAGAG GTATCCTAGCTTGTCTGGATGGGTATATGAATATTGCAATGGAACAAACAGAGGAGTATGTCAATGGTCAACTGAAAAACAAATACGGTGATGCATTTATTCGTGGAAATAATG TTCTGTACATCAGTACATCAAAGAGGACATTAGCAGATGGGGCTTAG